From Anopheles coluzzii chromosome 3, AcolN3, whole genome shotgun sequence, the proteins below share one genomic window:
- the LOC120958821 gene encoding DNA replication complex GINS protein PSF1-like has translation MSSDKGFDLIREYERSTDPIPAFNDDGVRSVLEDISKIYQENYAHAITFNETGDRKLLPLVMYRHNLIKRQKRCVLAYLSNRLFRLKRLRWHIGPILPPEIKSCINDPESAWFNKYSRILAEYMASIHDGYGLNLTNDIKPPKSLYIEVRCLTDYGKFELESGEIVLLKKNSQHYLPKLQCEQLIRQGILQHIT, from the exons atgtcgtCGGATAAAGGATTCGATCTTATTAGAGAGTATGAAAGGTCAACTGATCCCATACCAGCGTTTAAC GATGATGGCGTCCGTTCTGTGCTGGAGGACATTTCAAAGATCTATCAAGAAAATTATGCACATGC AATAACGTTCAACGAAACGGGTGACCGGAAACTGCTCCCACTCGTAATGTACCGCCACAATCTCATCAAGCGCCAGAAACGATGCGTCCTGGCCTACCTGTCCAACCGTCTGTTTCGTCTCAAACGGCTACGCTGGCATATCGGTCCAATCCTGCCGCCCGAAATCAAATCCTGCATCAACGATCCGGAATCGGCGTGGTTCAACAAGTACTCGCGCATACTGGCCGAGTACATGGCCTCCATTCACGACGGGTACGGGTTGAATCTGACGAACGACATCAAACCGCCGAAATCCCTCTACATCGAGGTACGATGCCTGACCGACTACGGAAAGTTTGAGCTGGAAAGTGGGGAAATAGTGCTGCTGAAGAAGAACAGTCAACACTACCTACCGAAGCTGCAGTGCGAACAGTTGATCCGGCAGGGCATCCTGCAACACATTACATAG
- the LOC120958508 gene encoding protein transport protein Sec61 subunit gamma, with amino-acid sequence MDQLTKFYEPGRSFAKDSIRLIKRCTKPDRREFQKIAIATAIGFCIMGFIGFFVKLIHIPINNIIVGS; translated from the coding sequence atggatcaATTGACGAAATTCTACGAACCCGGCCGCTCGTTCGCCAAGGACTCGATCCGACTGATCAAGCGCTGCACCAAGCCGGACCGCCGGGAGTTCCAGAAAATTGCCATCGCCACCGCTATCGGATTCTGCATCATGGGATTCATCGGTTTCTTCGTGAAACTGATACACATCCCGATCAATAACATCATCGTCGGATCATAA
- the LOC120958820 gene encoding peroxisome biogenesis factor 2, whose protein sequence is MGSSKQNTGKIKTNFVPRVNQLDSIQLDNEITNLLRQQIQNILQVLPPGLLSHLQPEINFVLNSALWNFSIRTHYATFGQQMLSIAYEKDQLPSAKLALHYLLTTVLPYAKENAQFRLTNWSRVQKLLQLAENALVLFNLVNFFKFLRSGTRPSLVDCLLRINHRSLDGAKRRTIGYSYMTRELVWAGFMELLGFTIPFVNYHALKRKLRNLLRIEAAPQRQDERVELTADTRCAYCNERVILPHHMGCRHVFCYLCLKGNQLADAGFQCNVCDYRSETFRKVVVL, encoded by the exons ATGGGCAGCTCCAAACAAAACAcgggaaaaattaaaacaaacttcGTACCTCGGGTGAATCAG CTAGACTCCATACAGCTCGACAATGAAATAACAAACCTCCtccgccagcagatacagaaCATACTACAGGTCCTACCG CCCGGACTGCTGAGCCACCTTCAGCCGGAGATAAATTTTGTCCTAAACTCAGCCCTTTGGAACTTTTCCATCCGCACACACTATGCCACCTTCGGCCAGCAGATGCTGTCGATCGCGTACGAAAAAGATCAACTGCCATCGGCAAAGCTAGCCCTTCACTACCTCCTCACGACGGTGCTACCGTACGCCAAAGAAAACGCTCAATTTCGCCTAACCAACTGGTCGCGGGTGCAAAAGCTCCTCCAGCTAGCGGAAAACGCACTGGTCCTGTTTAATCTGGTTAACTTTTTCAAGTTTCTCCGCTCCGGTACGCGACCCTCGCTGGTGGATTGTTTGCTGCGCATTAACCACCGCTCGCTGGACGGTGCGAAGCGACGCACGATCGGCTACTCGTACATGACGCGCGAGCTGGTTTGGGCTGGCTTTATGGAGCTGCTCGGATTTACGATCCCGTTCGTGAACTATCACGCGCTGAAGCGAAAGCTGCGCAATTTGCTGCGCATTGAAGCGGCACCCCAGCGGCAGGATGAGCGCGTTGAGCTGACCGCGGACACGAGATGTGCGTACTGCAATGAGCGAGTGATTCTACCTCACCACATGGGCTGCAGGCACGTGTTTTGCTACCTGTGTCTGAAGGGCAATCAGCTGGCGGATGCTGGATTCCAGTGTAATGTGTGTGACTACCGCAGTGAAACGTTCCGGAAGGTTGTTGTATTGTAG
- the LOC120958051 gene encoding calpain-7 → MTSEGEIRFILGRALDADEAGRKDDAIDLYGQAVEKILRLEDREKREKLNKFAKQALDRAEELKGIRHQASGQAAPQSSRHSPTVLQPVKSSSALVSPSRAGPALEISGARHAYTNEEKKVLEHTSHINAKVYVPFMDIDLLEKFHFPMPFTDKDGPLELAPKQKRDFVSWVRVSELCEQPQLIVGDHADFYSIRQTVVSDCSFVASLAVASQFEKKFRRRILTSIIYPRNSKDEPIYNPSGKYTIRMHVNGIPRKVVIDDYLPLGRYNQLLCSYSSNKSEFWVSLLEKAYMKLMGGYDFPGSNSNIDLHALTGWIPERALVKSDEPDFNADAVFNRLQEGLSMGRCLVTVATGELTDAEAERTGLVSTHAYAVLDMREVDGVKLLQLKNPWSHLRWRGNYSELDVVHWTPELQRTLGYDPKLAATYDNGVFWIDYRSIMNFFDVFYLNWDPALFQYTYCIHQAWSAGIGPTKDAYNVGDNPQFSLTVPAGRGSVWILLTRHITSIEDFRENHEYITVLVYNSNGRRVYYPTDPPPYIDGVRINSPHYLCKIRLDPGAERRYTLVVSQYEKTATIYYSLRAYSRTRFELKPLGPQYTTVENLSGEWKGRTAGGCQNHPLTYKNNPLYRLHIGPADTSDLVIELRGPKVYQVGLELTVVSLADETVTAPFVSQKTGVYRSGFCVLDLAGIPAGVYQVRPSTFLPDQESPFFLKVKSTTNVVIEKLA, encoded by the exons ATGACCAGTGAAGGTGAGATACGTTTCATCCTTGGCCGTGCATTGGACGCGGACGAGGCGGGCAGGAAGGATGATGCGATCGATCTGTACGGCCAGGCGGTGGAGAAAATCCTTCGCCTTGAGGACCGAGAAAAGCGCGAAAAGTTGAACAAATTTGCCAAGCAGGCGCTGGACCGGGCGGAGGAGCTGAAGGGCATCCGGCATCAGGCATCAGGACAGGCCGCACCACAATCCAGTCGTCATTCGCCCACCGTTTTGCAGCCAGTGAAAAGCAGTTCAGCATTGG TAAGCCCGTCACGTGCCGGTCCAGCGCTAGAGATTAGCGGAGCTCGCCATGCGTACACGAACGAGGAGAAGAAGGTGCTGGAGCATACGTCCCATATCAATGCGAAAGTGTACGTCCCGTTTATGGATATAGATTTGCTGGAAAAGTTCCACTTCCCGATGCCCTTCACCGACAAGGATGGGCCGCTAGAGTTGGCCCCGAAGCAGAAGCGTGACTTTGTCAGCTGGGTGCGGGTGAGCGAGCTGTGCGAGCAGCCGCAACTGATCGTCGGCGATCATGCGGACTTTTACAGCATCCGGCAGACGGTCGTGTCGGACTGTAGCTTCGTTGCGTCGCTGGCGGTCGCGTCCCAGTTCGAGAAGAAGTTCCGCCGGCGCATCCTCACCTCGATCATCTATCCGCGCAACAGCAAGGACGAGCCGATCTACAATCCGAGCGGCAAGTACACGATACGCATGCACGTGAACGGTATACCGCGGAAGGTCGTGATTGACGACTATCTGCCGCTCGGCCGGTACAACCAGCTGCTGTGCTCATACTCGAGCAACAAGAGCGAGTTCTGGGTGTCGCTGCTGGAGAAGGCGTACATGAAGCTGATGGGTGGGTACGATTTCCCCGGCTCCAACAGT AACATCGATCTGCACGCACTGACGGGATGGATACCGGAGCGGGCGCTGGTGAAATCGGACGAACCGGACTTTAACGCGGACGCCGTGTTTAACCGGCTGCAGGAAGGGCTTAGCATGGGCCGCTGTCTGGTGACGGTGGCAACGGGCGAGCTGACGGATGCGGAAGCCGAACGGACAGGGCTGGTTTCAACTCACGCCTACGCCGTGCTCGATATGCGCGAAGTGGATGGCGTAAAGCTGCTGCAGTTAAAGAACCCCTGGTCCCATCTGCGGTGGCGTGGTAACTACTCCGAGCTGGATGTGGTGCACTGGACTCCGGAGCTGCAGCGCACGCTCGGGTACGATCCGAAGCTGGCGGCGACGTACGATAATGGGGTGTTCTGGATCGACTACCGTTCGATCATGAACTTTTTCGACGTGTTCTACCTGAACTGGGATCCGGCACTGTTTCAGTACACGTACTGCATTCACCAGGCGTGGAGTGCGGGCATTGGCCCGACGAAGGACGCGTACAACGTGGGCGACAATCCGCAGTTTAGCTTGACGGTGCCGGCTGGCCGCGGCTCTGTTTGGATACTGCTTACGCGCCACATCACGAGCATCGAGGACTTTAGGGAAAACCACGAATACATCACCGTGCTGGTGTACAACAGCAATGGCAGGCGCGTTTACTATCCCACCGATCCGCCACCGTACATCGACGGGGTGCGCATCAACAGCCCGCACTATCTGTGCAAGATCCGGCTCGATCCGGGCGCGGAACGGCGCTACACGCTCGTGGTGTCGCAGTACGAAAAGACGGCCACCATCTACTACTCGCTGCGGGCGTACAGCAGGACCAGGTTTGAGCTGAAACCGCTCGGGCCGCAGTACACGACGGTGGAAAAT CTGAGCGGCGAATGGAAGGGACGAACGGCCGGTGGCTGCCAGAACCATCCGCTCACGTACAAAAACAACCCACTGTACCGGCTGCACATTGGGCCGGCCGATACGAGCGATCTGGTGATTGAGCTGCGCGGCCCGAAGGTGTACCAGGTGGGGCTGGAGCTGACGGTGGTATCGCTGGCGGATGAGACGGTAACGGCACCGTTTGTGTCGCAAAAAACGGGCGTCTACCGGTCGGGATTCTGTGTGCTGGATCTGGCCGGTATACCGGCAGGCGTGTACCAGGTAAGGCCGTCCACCTTTCTGCCCGACCAGGAGTCGCCCTTCTTTCTCAAGGTGAAATCAACGACGAACGTGGTGATAGAGAAGCTGGCGTAG